The following are from one region of the bacterium genome:
- a CDS encoding fibronectin/fibrinogen-binding protein, which yields GRKPSQNTILEAASLAAFYSDAKHASLVPVVFTKRKYVHPIKGQIGKVRLDQWETVMVEPKESIT from the coding sequence GGCAGAAAACCTTCACAGAACACGATACTTGAGGCAGCATCATTAGCAGCATTTTACTCAGATGCCAAACACGCGTCGCTTGTGCCCGTGGTCTTCACCAAAAGAAAGTATGTGCATCCTATCAAGGGACAAATTGGCAAAGTAAGGCTCGACCAATGGGAAACCGTTATGGTTGAACCGAAGGAATCCATAACCTAA